One Phycisphaerae bacterium RAS2 DNA window includes the following coding sequences:
- the wapA_1 gene encoding tRNA(Glu)-specific nuclease WapA precursor: MWTTIPLSGTPQGAGGVGGLVSALDTNGTPGTTADDKQYFYYCDAMGNVGQVIDATIGPLAAQYDYTDPFGGCSAGGAWSTKNPFRFSTKYFDGEIDYADTANDGLYYYGYRYYSPRLGRWLSRDPIGEAGGYNLLSMIRNRPTNSIDSLGLFQLSAIPGVPDISPPSDEVLSRCSDASNRPPLASTDSHACQYAANARYSANFWVDIKCKAKYIEVRTNFGVTSRPWWWGECYMKNCLLRVAWPIKCVCLGMGNSPFEKCLRGCLQCAYDATSRTPDEATHLWCSTRCLLEQASGTVTAARSLANVIQNCANTQGCVVGNHEAIDAGPESRSCEPPSSKRTCASCTKGDPRW; encoded by the coding sequence ATGTGGACTACAATACCCCTGAGCGGCACACCGCAGGGTGCTGGCGGCGTGGGTGGCTTGGTCAGCGCGCTGGACACGAACGGCACGCCGGGCACGACAGCAGATGATAAGCAGTATTTCTACTACTGCGACGCGATGGGCAACGTCGGCCAGGTGATTGACGCGACGATCGGCCCGCTGGCGGCGCAGTACGACTATACCGACCCGTTCGGCGGCTGCTCGGCCGGCGGCGCGTGGTCAACAAAGAACCCGTTCCGCTTCAGCACGAAATACTTCGACGGCGAGATCGACTACGCGGACACCGCCAACGACGGGTTGTATTACTACGGATATCGATATTACTCTCCGAGGCTGGGGCGGTGGTTGAGCAGGGATCCGATTGGAGAAGCGGGTGGGTATAACTTGCTATCAATGATAAGAAATCGTCCCACCAACTCAATTGACTCTCTCGGTTTGTTTCAACTATCCGCAATACCAGGAGTTCCAGATATCTCGCCGCCGTCAGACGAAGTCCTGTCCAGGTGCTCTGACGCAAGTAATCGTCCCCCACTGGCAAGCACGGATAGCCATGCATGTCAATATGCTGCCAATGCACGGTATTCAGCAAACTTCTGGGTGGATATAAAATGTAAGGCAAAATATATTGAAGTACGCACTAATTTTGGCGTTACTTCAAGGCCGTGGTGGTGGGGGGAGTGCTACATGAAGAATTGTTTGCTTAGGGTGGCTTGGCCAATTAAGTGTGTATGCCTCGGTATGGGAAATTCTCCCTTTGAGAAGTGTTTACGAGGATGTCTACAGTGCGCTTACGATGCAACTTCCAGAACGCCAGACGAAGCGACACATTTATGGTGTTCAACACGTTGCTTGTTAGAGCAAGCTAGTGGAACGGTAACGGCCGCTAGGTCTCTTGCCAATGTCATTCAGAACTGCGCAAACACGCAAGGTTGCGTAGTCGGCAACCATGAAGCCATTGATGCCGGCCCTGAATCACGGAGTTGTGAGCCGCCATCTAGCAAGCGAACTTGCGCATCTTGCACAAAAGGTGATCCACGATGGTAG